In the genome of Acidobacteriota bacterium, one region contains:
- a CDS encoding HEAT repeat domain-containing protein: MILQDKLMHPALLDPRQWGSVDLYDATLNVDRDPVQGAVQHTPDRRFAVKHLKLELYFDDEQEAVSGSASLTFAPLQDGLQLVELDAAELDVRSVRLTRHARVDGGKVVENAEVSRKLQFETYRETLAIELPRSYSRYDQLTVEINYSCHPRKGLYFIKPDEAYPGKPRQIWSQGQNEDAHWWFLCHDVTNQKMTTELIATVNAKYFALSNGTLVAVSDNEIARTKTYHWRQEQPQPAYLVTVVIGEYELIEARYKDLPLAYYVYRDRKEAGAKLFERTPEMIELFESKFGVPYPYAKYAQILVDDFLFGAMENTTASTFTDRCLLDARAALDVNYEDIVAHELAHHWFGDLVTCKDWTQIWLNESFATYSEYLWREHTRGRDEARFVLFQDWLTYLREDLTSHRRALDCNRYRFSEELMDRHAYEKGACILDMLRWVLGDEAFFRALRLYLETHAHGNGDAQAFKDAVETATGQNLYWFYDNWLHGAGYPELEASYEWHRESHLLKLSVKQVQELKDGASLFKFPVDVEIVTTPAPEAAPERQTVRVWLEQQTQDFYFPCETKPRLVLFDKGHRLFKLMRFEKSAQELIFQLNHDEDLLGRIRAARELSVYKSTEAVAALFNALQAAEHYGVQMAAAISLGEIGTEDALEALSETSPATLHPAVRRACIYALGQFKDDGSLGQLSDALQHSESYFVTVAAIRALAKRGGERSFELLKETLARPSWQQVIAQSVFHGWAQAKEKRAVDLALEYSVYGKPVPLRLAAIGCLGTLGKELHKDGQADRLVDALCELLKDKNIRARVTAVRALGKVGNKRALGPLREMQQRECLDQLRGALLDAIAGLEKKE; this comes from the coding sequence ATGATCCTCCAAGACAAATTGATGCACCCGGCACTGCTCGATCCGCGCCAATGGGGCAGCGTTGATCTGTACGACGCGACGCTCAACGTTGACCGCGACCCCGTGCAAGGCGCGGTGCAGCATACGCCTGACCGCCGCTTTGCCGTCAAACACCTGAAACTTGAACTGTATTTCGATGACGAACAGGAAGCCGTCAGCGGCAGCGCCAGCCTGACCTTCGCGCCCTTGCAGGATGGTTTGCAATTGGTCGAACTCGACGCCGCCGAACTCGATGTGCGCAGCGTGCGGCTGACGCGCCACGCCCGTGTTGACGGTGGCAAGGTGGTCGAAAACGCCGAGGTCTCGCGCAAGCTGCAATTCGAGACCTACCGCGAGACGCTGGCAATCGAATTGCCGCGCAGCTATTCGCGTTACGACCAACTGACCGTCGAGATCAACTATTCCTGCCATCCGCGCAAGGGCCTCTATTTCATCAAGCCCGACGAGGCCTACCCCGGCAAACCGCGCCAAATCTGGTCGCAAGGCCAAAACGAAGACGCGCATTGGTGGTTCCTCTGTCACGACGTGACCAATCAGAAGATGACGACCGAACTGATTGCCACGGTCAACGCCAAGTATTTTGCGCTCTCAAATGGCACGCTCGTCGCCGTCAGTGACAACGAAATCGCACGCACCAAAACCTATCACTGGCGGCAGGAGCAGCCGCAGCCGGCCTATCTGGTCACGGTTGTCATTGGCGAATACGAATTGATCGAAGCGCGTTACAAAGATTTGCCGCTCGCTTATTACGTTTATCGCGACCGCAAGGAAGCAGGCGCGAAGCTCTTTGAACGCACGCCCGAAATGATTGAATTATTCGAGTCGAAGTTTGGCGTGCCTTATCCCTACGCCAAGTATGCCCAAATTCTGGTGGATGATTTCCTGTTTGGCGCGATGGAAAACACCACGGCTTCGACTTTCACCGACCGCTGTTTGCTGGACGCGCGCGCCGCGCTCGACGTGAATTACGAAGACATCGTCGCGCACGAACTGGCGCACCACTGGTTCGGCGATTTGGTGACGTGCAAAGACTGGACGCAGATTTGGCTCAACGAGAGCTTCGCCACTTACAGCGAATATCTCTGGCGCGAACACACGCGGGGCCGCGATGAAGCGCGCTTCGTGCTCTTTCAGGATTGGCTGACCTATCTGCGCGAAGACCTGACCAGCCACCGCCGCGCGCTGGATTGCAACCGCTACCGCTTTTCTGAAGAATTGATGGATCGGCACGCTTACGAAAAAGGCGCGTGCATCCTGGACATGCTGCGCTGGGTGCTGGGCGATGAAGCCTTCTTCCGCGCCTTGCGGTTGTATCTGGAAACGCACGCGCACGGCAACGGCGATGCCCAGGCCTTCAAAGACGCGGTGGAAACGGCGACGGGGCAGAACCTCTATTGGTTTTACGACAACTGGCTGCACGGCGCGGGCTATCCCGAATTGGAAGCGAGTTATGAATGGCACCGTGAAAGTCACCTGTTAAAGCTCTCAGTAAAACAGGTGCAGGAACTGAAAGACGGCGCGTCCCTCTTCAAATTCCCGGTTGACGTCGAAATCGTGACGACCCCCGCTCCAGAGGCTGCGCCGGAACGCCAAACCGTGCGTGTCTGGCTGGAGCAGCAAACGCAGGATTTTTATTTCCCCTGCGAAACCAAACCGCGCCTGGTGCTCTTCGACAAAGGCCATCGCCTCTTCAAACTGATGCGTTTTGAAAAGTCGGCACAGGAACTGATCTTCCAACTCAACCACGATGAAGACTTGCTGGGTCGCATCCGTGCTGCCCGCGAACTCAGCGTCTATAAAAGCACTGAAGCCGTCGCGGCCTTATTCAACGCGCTGCAAGCCGCCGAACATTACGGCGTGCAAATGGCCGCCGCCATTTCGCTTGGTGAAATCGGTACCGAGGACGCTTTGGAAGCGCTCTCAGAAACATCACCGGCCACATTACATCCAGCCGTGCGACGCGCTTGCATTTATGCGCTGGGCCAGTTCAAAGACGATGGCAGCCTGGGGCAACTGAGCGACGCTTTGCAACACAGCGAAAGCTATTTCGTCACGGTCGCGGCCATCCGCGCACTCGCCAAACGCGGCGGTGAACGCAGCTTCGAGTTGTTGAAAGAAACGCTGGCGCGCCCTTCCTGGCAACAGGTGATTGCGCAGTCGGTCTTTCACGGCTGGGCACAGGCCAAAGAGAAACGCGCGGTGGATCTGGCGCTCGAATACAGCGTCTACGGTAAACCTGTGCCGTTGCGGTTAGCCGCAATTGGCTGCCTCGGTACGCTCGGCAAAGAGTTGCACAAAGATGGCCAAGCCGACCGCCTCGTGGACGCGCTGTGCGAATTGCTCAAAGACAAAAACATCCGCGCCCGCGTGACGGCGGTGCGCGCATTGGGCAAAGTTGGGAATAAACGCGCGCTCGGCCCCTTGCGCGAAATGCAGCAGCGCGAGTGCCTGGATCAGTTGCGGGGCGCATTGCTGGATGCGATTGCAGGGCTGGAA
- a CDS encoding alpha/beta fold hydrolase has product MHESSFSLFHHSAPPKTGGDEKAPLLLLLHGYGANEDDLFGLAPYVDERFLVISARAPVRLGLGMHAWFRLGFTPEGILIDPHEVEQARTILRRFLDELLAAYPVDTNAIYLLGFSQGAMMGLDLALREPELIAGVAALSGRIMPSSLETLAEPDRLIGLPVFVAHGTEDNILPISHGRATRERLGELPVSLTYREYEMGHTISGDSLREVADWLKMQLSQQTIH; this is encoded by the coding sequence ATGCACGAATCATCGTTCTCACTCTTTCACCACTCTGCGCCGCCGAAAACTGGAGGTGACGAAAAAGCGCCGCTGCTGTTGCTGTTGCACGGTTACGGCGCGAATGAAGACGACCTGTTCGGACTCGCGCCGTATGTGGATGAGCGCTTCCTGGTCATCAGCGCGCGCGCACCAGTGCGGCTGGGTTTGGGAATGCACGCCTGGTTCCGGCTCGGTTTCACGCCCGAAGGCATCCTGATTGATCCGCACGAAGTCGAACAGGCGCGCACGATCTTGCGCCGCTTTCTCGACGAATTGCTGGCCGCTTATCCTGTGGATACCAACGCGATTTATCTGTTGGGGTTCAGCCAAGGCGCGATGATGGGCCTTGATCTGGCGTTGCGCGAACCGGAGTTGATTGCCGGTGTCGCCGCGCTGAGCGGGCGCATCATGCCCAGCAGCCTGGAAACGCTTGCCGAGCCTGACCGTCTGATCGGCCTGCCCGTCTTTGTCGCTCACGGTACCGAAGACAACATCCTGCCCATCAGTCACGGGCGCGCGACCCGCGAACGGCTGGGCGAGTTGCCCGTGTCCCTGACTTATCGGGAATACGAGATGGGTCACACGATTTCAGGGGATTCGCTGCGCGAGGTGGCGGACTGGCTGAAAATGCAGTTGAGCCAGCAGACGATTCATTGA
- a CDS encoding alpha/beta hydrolase: MEHTLTGEFRYHENFASQFLGNQRTLIVYLPPGYDYEAERRYPVLYLHDGQNVFDRATAFMGQEWQVDETAQTLIEQGKIEPLIIVGIYNTGEQRINEYTQTHDERKHAGGQAGLYGRMLVEEIKPFIDRRYRTRHEPQHTGLGGSSLGGLVTLHLGLRYQQYFGKLLVMSPSVWWDRGVILREVEWLRAKPPTRIWLDMGSREGHILLEQARMLRDRLLAQGWQLKADLHYHEARGARHTESAWAKRVGPALKFLFPAK, encoded by the coding sequence ATGGAGCACACACTTACCGGCGAGTTTCGCTATCACGAAAACTTTGCTTCGCAATTCCTCGGCAATCAACGCACGCTGATCGTGTATCTGCCGCCCGGTTATGACTACGAAGCGGAGCGCCGTTACCCGGTGTTGTACCTGCACGATGGACAGAACGTGTTTGATCGTGCGACGGCGTTTATGGGGCAGGAATGGCAGGTAGACGAGACGGCGCAGACCCTGATCGAACAAGGCAAGATCGAACCGCTGATCATCGTCGGCATTTACAACACGGGCGAGCAGCGCATCAACGAATACACCCAGACGCACGACGAACGAAAACACGCGGGTGGTCAGGCAGGTTTGTACGGGCGCATGCTGGTCGAAGAGATCAAGCCCTTCATTGACCGGCGTTATCGCACGCGGCACGAACCGCAACACACAGGTTTAGGCGGCTCATCGTTAGGCGGCTTGGTGACGCTGCATCTGGGGCTGCGCTATCAGCAATACTTCGGCAAATTGCTGGTGATGTCCCCTTCGGTCTGGTGGGATCGCGGCGTGATCCTGCGTGAAGTTGAATGGTTGCGCGCCAAACCTCCGACGCGCATCTGGCTGGATATGGGCAGCAGGGAAGGGCACATCCTGCTGGAACAGGCGCGCATGCTGCGCGACCGGTTGCTGGCCCAAGGCTGGCAGTTGAAGGCCGATTTGCATTACCACGAAGCGCGTGGCGCGCGGCATACCGAAAGCGCCTGGGCCAAGCGCGTCGGCCCGGCACTGAAATTTTTGTTTCCGGCAAAATAG
- a CDS encoding nitroreductase family protein translates to MELYEAMTTAGATRRFLTEPVPDETLSRVLDAARYAPSGGNRQGWRVIVVREAATRRALRDLYQEPWGEYVARWYPLAPGAETPPKLQRSNEFAAHLDDAPVHLLVCVQRSALNVTDPQANPSITGGASVYPFVQNLLLACHAEGLGTVLTTLLGTREAVVRRLLELPDDYAFAALVPIGYPAPGAKVTRLKRLPVAEFAVCEKFGGAPFGG, encoded by the coding sequence ATGGAACTTTATGAAGCAATGACGACGGCAGGCGCGACGCGGCGCTTTCTGACCGAGCCGGTGCCGGATGAAACGCTGTCGCGCGTCCTGGACGCCGCGCGCTATGCCCCCAGCGGCGGCAATCGCCAGGGCTGGCGCGTCATCGTGGTGCGCGAAGCCGCCACCCGCCGAGCTTTGCGCGATCTTTATCAGGAACCTTGGGGCGAGTATGTCGCGCGCTGGTATCCGCTTGCGCCGGGCGCTGAAACTCCGCCCAAGCTGCAACGCTCCAACGAATTCGCCGCGCATCTGGATGACGCGCCCGTGCATTTGCTGGTTTGTGTGCAGCGCTCGGCGCTCAATGTGACCGACCCGCAGGCCAATCCCAGCATCACGGGTGGCGCGTCGGTCTATCCCTTCGTGCAAAACCTGCTGCTGGCCTGTCACGCCGAAGGCCTGGGCACGGTGTTGACCACGCTGCTCGGCACGCGCGAAGCCGTAGTGCGGCGGTTGCTCGAATTGCCGGATGATTACGCCTTTGCCGCGCTGGTGCCCATTGGCTATCCCGCGCCGGGCGCCAAGGTGACCAGGCTAAAGCGGCTGCCAGTGGCGGAGTTCGCGGTTTGCGAGAAATTTGGCGGTGCGCCGTTTGGCGGATAG
- a CDS encoding queuosine precursor transporter, producing the protein MAAFVTVLLCANIIGVQKRSTFFGFTFGTGILFFPLSYVFGDVLTEVYGYARSRRVIWAGFGAEVFAAFMAYVIVAMPPAPGWDGQPMYERVFGSTPRIVLASLCAFWAGEFANSFVLAKMKIRTDGRFLWMRTIGSTIVGEGVDSLIFYPLAFYGAAGWTPQQVLAVMATNYVLKVGWEAVATPVTYRVVNFLKRAENEDYYDRETKFTPFSLEA; encoded by the coding sequence ATGGCGGCGTTTGTGACGGTGCTGCTGTGCGCCAACATCATCGGCGTGCAAAAACGCAGCACTTTCTTTGGCTTCACCTTCGGCACGGGCATTCTGTTTTTTCCGCTCAGTTATGTGTTCGGCGATGTCCTGACCGAAGTCTATGGCTATGCGCGTTCGCGGCGGGTGATCTGGGCGGGTTTTGGCGCAGAGGTCTTTGCGGCGTTCATGGCTTACGTCATTGTCGCGATGCCGCCCGCGCCCGGCTGGGACGGACAGCCAATGTATGAGCGTGTGTTCGGTTCGACACCGCGCATTGTGCTGGCTTCACTGTGCGCTTTCTGGGCGGGCGAATTCGCCAATTCATTTGTGCTGGCGAAAATGAAAATCCGCACCGACGGGCGCTTTCTGTGGATGCGCACGATTGGCTCAACCATCGTGGGCGAGGGCGTAGATTCATTGATCTTTTATCCGCTGGCGTTTTATGGCGCGGCGGGCTGGACGCCGCAGCAGGTGCTGGCGGTGATGGCGACCAATTATGTGCTCAAGGTCGGCTGGGAAGCGGTCGCCACGCCGGTCACGTATCGCGTGGTCAATTTCCTCAAACGGGCCGAGAACGAAGACTATTATGACCGCGAGACCAAGTTCACACCCTTCTCGCTGGAAGCATAA
- a CDS encoding PQQ-like beta-propeller repeat protein produces the protein MSYLLLAISTPTTLAQDWPQWRGPQRDGVVNDFATPAVWPEKLKLVWKTPVGGGYSSPVVSQGKVWLHSRKDETEVVSCFDYNIGKLLWSQSYPSGFNKNQYATQMGKGPFSTPVLYQGHLYTLGVSAVLSCFDAATGVLKWRRDFGVPNTSKMFCGTAMSPLIDGGNVIVHVGDDIRDGQMIAVNAKTGQESWKLDCDGPGYASPILATLGGTRQLVTMTRKSVIGVAAQTGQLLWTLPWADDWDENIVTPLQYKDLLILSGVRKGTLAVRVTKQAAQWQTQQVWHNAELTMYMNSPVLSGEHFFGFTNKRKGQLFCLEAATGKVLWTTEGRDGANAALLNTPAALLMLTADGNLFAVQKSAQGFKQLAKYAVADSATYAHPVVGGKRILVKDEAALALWSLE, from the coding sequence TTGAGTTATCTGCTTTTGGCGATCAGCACTCCGACCACACTAGCCCAAGATTGGCCACAATGGCGCGGCCCGCAACGCGACGGCGTCGTCAACGATTTCGCCACGCCTGCCGTCTGGCCCGAAAAGCTCAAACTCGTTTGGAAAACACCGGTCGGCGGCGGTTACTCTTCGCCCGTCGTCAGCCAGGGCAAGGTCTGGCTGCATTCACGCAAAGACGAAACCGAAGTCGTTTCCTGCTTCGATTACAACATCGGCAAGCTGCTGTGGAGCCAAAGCTACCCCTCCGGCTTCAATAAAAACCAGTACGCCACGCAAATGGGCAAGGGGCCGTTCTCGACGCCGGTGCTTTATCAAGGCCATCTGTACACGTTGGGTGTCAGCGCAGTGCTCTCGTGTTTTGACGCCGCGACCGGCGTGTTGAAATGGCGCAGGGATTTCGGCGTGCCCAATACGTCAAAGATGTTTTGCGGCACGGCGATGTCGCCGCTGATTGACGGCGGCAACGTCATCGTCCACGTGGGCGACGACATTCGCGACGGCCAGATGATCGCCGTCAACGCCAAGACCGGCCAAGAAAGTTGGAAGCTGGATTGCGACGGCCCCGGTTACGCATCGCCGATTCTGGCGACGCTGGGCGGCACGCGGCAATTGGTCACGATGACGCGCAAGTCGGTCATCGGCGTCGCAGCGCAAACCGGCCAACTGCTCTGGACGCTACCCTGGGCTGACGATTGGGACGAGAACATCGTTACGCCGCTGCAATACAAAGACCTGCTGATTCTTTCCGGCGTCCGCAAAGGCACGCTGGCCGTGCGCGTGACGAAACAGGCCGCACAATGGCAAACGCAACAGGTCTGGCACAACGCCGAACTGACCATGTACATGAATTCGCCCGTGCTTTCCGGCGAACACTTCTTCGGCTTCACCAACAAACGCAAAGGCCAGCTTTTTTGCCTGGAAGCCGCGACCGGCAAAGTCTTGTGGACGACCGAAGGCCGCGATGGCGCGAACGCCGCGCTGCTCAATACGCCCGCTGCGCTGTTGATGCTGACTGCGGACGGCAATCTGTTCGCCGTGCAAAAGAGCGCGCAGGGCTTCAAACAACTGGCCAAATACGCCGTCGCCGACAGTGCGACGTATGCGCATCCGGTGGTGGGCGGGAAACGGATTTTGGTAAAAGATGAGGCGGCACTGGCGTTGTGGAGCTTGGAATAA
- a CDS encoding response regulator transcription factor has product MKPMPGSVAQPIRIQLIDDQVIVREGLRLLLESQSGLHVVGDAASCKEAVALAQSEQPDVILLDLDLGDSHGLNCLSELLTVAPKAKVLILTGVYDLDVHHAAISSGAMGIVRKLEAGDVLVKAIRKVSAGEVWLDGVLMARVLSDLWNTRTPSADTPAAAPALSEKERQVAEMWRPKNQPQDDYEAVKIARLTEREREVVTLIGEGLRNQQIADRLCISVITVRHHLSSVFSKLEVGDRFELAIYSYRHGLAKPPM; this is encoded by the coding sequence ATGAAACCAATGCCCGGCTCAGTTGCCCAACCGATTCGCATACAGTTGATTGACGATCAAGTCATCGTGCGCGAAGGTTTACGCTTGCTGCTGGAATCACAATCAGGCTTGCACGTGGTCGGTGATGCGGCAAGTTGTAAGGAAGCCGTGGCCTTGGCGCAGTCCGAACAGCCGGATGTTATCTTATTGGATTTAGACCTCGGCGACAGTCATGGCCTTAATTGCCTAAGTGAACTGTTAACGGTTGCGCCCAAAGCCAAAGTTCTCATTCTAACCGGCGTATACGATCTCGATGTACATCACGCCGCCATTAGCAGCGGCGCCATGGGAATTGTCCGCAAGCTGGAAGCCGGAGATGTATTAGTCAAAGCAATTCGTAAGGTTTCGGCGGGTGAGGTGTGGCTTGATGGCGTGCTTATGGCGCGCGTGCTGAGCGACCTTTGGAATACGCGCACGCCCTCCGCAGATACTCCGGCAGCGGCGCCCGCCCTTTCAGAAAAAGAACGCCAAGTGGCTGAAATGTGGCGTCCGAAAAATCAACCGCAAGATGATTACGAAGCGGTCAAGATTGCACGTTTAACCGAACGTGAGCGTGAAGTCGTCACCTTAATCGGAGAAGGGCTGCGCAACCAACAGATTGCTGATCGTCTTTGCATTAGTGTGATCACCGTGCGTCATCACCTCTCTTCGGTCTTTTCAAAACTGGAAGTTGGCGACCGTTTTGAGCTAGCAATCTATTCTTATCGTCACGGCTTAGCCAAGCCTCCCATGTAG
- a CDS encoding AAA family ATPase — protein sequence MNSNQSLPKEFWADDENVLPVLDESLAAPSRNGASYQVSGDDVLQLFDAPSVRRVGNKVSGLLNAAATAETSKVAQLNEYQKSPADGPPARQVAGEYIAPPPTHPSQRSQGRKATAKLDYYKKLAELQQMNLEFGRSIRAARNEARTEVNGNNGNGNGYANPELVNGNTHAQAFETRQQTGRRELTHPLTTSFHVATKRGEARPVSAQPSVKQPTPHPLPAHQQRVTAKLDYNRLLEFQRRYEETQPHAPTIEDRLANNLTQRQAADFARETVRLAEPLRPRLPVREVEPRQALPEMRDWQNTANHEAVVRRQQAEQDLQRHAAPVLTPQTGGLRRSTPEQLAAQLRQPVERVREVLLDPTRIDPHLIALSDFNPRAARYFDQVAVSLISVSYKRLCKRVLLASALPGEGRTCVALNLAGALARARQRVLVVDCDLANPSVLRLLGIDAPLGLSEAVHRGLGPNSAALRVQPAGFNILPTREKVQHTAELLAAPRFHEMLQMCEPDYDFILFDSSPLLESADANLLAGLTDATMLVIRPGMTTTQQMAKAVSLFNEKDICGVVLNRVAK from the coding sequence GTGAACAGCAACCAATCGCTTCCAAAAGAATTTTGGGCCGACGACGAAAACGTGCTGCCGGTACTTGATGAATCTCTAGCGGCGCCGAGCCGTAACGGCGCGTCTTATCAAGTGTCTGGCGATGACGTACTGCAATTATTCGATGCGCCTTCTGTCAGACGAGTGGGGAATAAAGTCAGCGGGTTGCTTAACGCAGCGGCGACGGCGGAAACCTCGAAGGTTGCGCAATTGAACGAATATCAAAAATCACCAGCGGATGGCCCGCCCGCGCGCCAGGTCGCGGGCGAATACATTGCGCCCCCACCAACGCATCCTTCGCAACGCAGTCAAGGGCGCAAGGCGACGGCCAAGTTGGACTACTACAAGAAACTGGCTGAGTTGCAACAGATGAACCTGGAGTTTGGCCGCAGCATACGCGCGGCACGGAATGAAGCGCGCACCGAGGTCAATGGCAATAACGGCAATGGCAATGGTTACGCGAATCCCGAACTGGTCAATGGCAATACACACGCCCAGGCGTTTGAAACGCGCCAGCAAACGGGGCGGCGCGAGCTAACGCATCCGTTGACAACGTCGTTTCACGTCGCCACCAAACGCGGCGAAGCGCGCCCCGTCAGCGCGCAGCCGTCGGTAAAACAACCGACGCCGCATCCGTTGCCGGCCCATCAACAGCGCGTCACGGCCAAGCTGGATTACAACCGGTTGCTGGAATTTCAGCGCCGCTACGAAGAGACGCAACCGCATGCGCCGACGATTGAAGACCGGTTGGCCAACAATCTGACGCAGCGCCAAGCCGCTGATTTTGCGCGCGAGACCGTGCGCCTGGCCGAGCCGCTCCGCCCGCGTTTGCCGGTGCGCGAAGTGGAGCCCCGGCAGGCCTTGCCCGAAATGCGTGATTGGCAAAACACGGCCAACCACGAGGCTGTCGTGCGGCGGCAACAGGCTGAACAGGATTTGCAACGTCACGCAGCGCCCGTGTTGACGCCGCAAACCGGCGGATTACGGCGCAGTACGCCGGAGCAACTCGCGGCGCAATTGCGCCAGCCGGTTGAGCGCGTGCGCGAAGTCTTGCTCGATCCGACACGGATTGACCCGCATCTGATCGCGCTCTCGGATTTCAATCCGCGCGCGGCCCGCTATTTCGATCAAGTGGCGGTTTCTTTGATTTCGGTTTCATACAAACGCCTGTGCAAACGCGTGCTGCTGGCTTCGGCCCTGCCCGGTGAAGGGCGCACCTGCGTGGCGCTCAATTTGGCGGGCGCGCTAGCGCGAGCGCGGCAACGCGTCTTGGTGGTGGATTGCGATTTGGCGAATCCTTCGGTGCTGCGACTGTTGGGCATTGACGCGCCGCTGGGGTTGAGCGAGGCCGTGCATCGTGGCCTGGGGCCGAACAGCGCGGCGCTGCGGGTGCAACCGGCGGGGTTCAACATTTTGCCGACGCGCGAAAAAGTTCAGCATACAGCGGAGTTGCTGGCCGCGCCGCGCTTTCACGAAATGCTGCAAATGTGCGAGCCGGACTACGATTTTATTTTGTTCGATTCGTCGCCGCTGCTCGAGAGCGCCGATGCCAATCTGTTGGCGGGACTGACTGACGCCACCATGCTGGTGATCCGCCCAGGTATGACCACGACGCAACAGATGGCCAAGGCCGTGTCGCTCTTCAATGAAAAAGACATTTGCGGCGTGGTGCTCAACCGCGTGGCGAAATAA
- a CDS encoding TIGR03013 family PEP-CTERM/XrtA system glycosyltransferase: MKAKHWKRTFLLMLFEGALIYGCGLMAILLRFGADAGAVLTQRQGLLKLLVAMAVTQGAFYLFDLYDFGMIRRLSVLAIRLCQALGLAAMLLALLFYLLPHLMLGRGVFLTQLALMLTIMTGWRLIARWLLGHPRLAERVIILGTEQQAIDLAREVLNRREAGYEVVGFIGDDPALIGKSLINPCVIGTADDLEAVTRRYNADRIVVALTDRRGRMPLDTLLNLKLRDDVVVEDWANFFERLTGKISTDRLQPSQLIFADNMRWIRFYRRVRRVADIIIASIGLVLSAPLMLLTALLIKLESAGPIFYSQERVGQHDQPFHIIKFRSMRTDAEKNGAVWASKDDPRVTRVGRIIRKLRIDELPQFINVLRGEMSMIGPRPERRQFVQQLSEVLPYYSQRHLVKPGITGWAQVCYPYGASVEDARMKHQYDLYYIKNQSPLLDAVILFETLRVVFFGRLGR; this comes from the coding sequence ATGAAAGCCAAGCACTGGAAACGAACGTTCCTGTTGATGCTGTTTGAAGGAGCTTTGATCTACGGTTGCGGCCTCATGGCGATCCTGTTGCGTTTTGGCGCTGACGCGGGCGCAGTGCTGACCCAGCGCCAAGGGTTGTTGAAACTGCTGGTGGCGATGGCCGTGACGCAAGGCGCGTTTTATCTTTTTGATCTTTACGATTTCGGCATGATCCGCCGCTTGAGCGTGCTGGCGATTCGCCTGTGCCAGGCCTTGGGTTTGGCGGCGATGTTGTTGGCGCTGCTCTTTTACCTGCTGCCGCATTTGATGCTGGGGCGCGGCGTTTTCCTGACGCAGTTGGCGTTGATGCTGACGATTATGACGGGCTGGCGCCTGATTGCGCGCTGGTTGCTGGGCCATCCACGGCTGGCTGAGCGCGTCATTATTCTGGGCACTGAACAGCAGGCGATAGATTTAGCACGTGAGGTTTTGAATCGGCGCGAAGCAGGTTATGAGGTCGTCGGCTTCATCGGCGATGACCCGGCGCTGATTGGAAAGAGCCTGATCAACCCTTGCGTGATCGGCACTGCCGACGATTTGGAAGCCGTCACACGCCGTTATAACGCCGACCGCATCGTGGTCGCGTTGACCGACCGGCGGGGCCGCATGCCGCTTGATACGCTCTTGAACCTGAAGCTGCGCGATGATGTCGTGGTTGAGGACTGGGCGAATTTCTTTGAACGTCTGACGGGCAAAATCAGCACGGATCGCTTGCAACCGAGCCAATTGATCTTCGCTGATAACATGCGCTGGATACGCTTTTACCGCCGCGTGCGGCGCGTGGCCGACATCATCATCGCCTCTATCGGGTTAGTCCTGAGCGCGCCACTGATGTTGCTAACCGCGCTGTTGATCAAGCTGGAATCGGCGGGGCCGATCTTTTATTCGCAGGAGCGCGTGGGGCAGCACGACCAGCCGTTCCACATCATCAAGTTCCGCTCGATGCGCACTGATGCCGAAAAGAACGGCGCGGTGTGGGCCAGCAAGGATGACCCGCGCGTCACACGCGTGGGCCGCATCATTCGCAAGCTGCGCATAGACGAGTTGCCGCAATTCATCAACGTGCTGCGCGGCGAGATGAGCATGATCGGGCCGCGCCCTGAACGCCGCCAGTTCGTCCAGCAGTTGAGCGAAGTGCTGCCGTATTACTCGCAGCGCCATTTGGTGAAGCCGGGCATCACGGGCTGGGCGCAGGTTTGTTATCCCTATGGCGCGTCGGTCGAAGATGCGCGCATGAAGCATCAATACGATCTTTACTACATCAAGAATCAATCGCCGCTGCTCGATGCGGTGATTCTTTTCGAGACGTTGCGGGTGGTGTTTTTCGGCAGGCTGGGCCGCTAA